In Entomospira culicis, the following are encoded in one genomic region:
- a CDS encoding glycosyltransferase family 8 protein has product MRKGTLAVALAIDNNYTKMAMIVLDSLFGNCHKGTRYECYILNYHLSVSNRQKLMSLVQLYDQHNLTFLDIREDDYQALNHFPENHLSIWSLEMFFRLYLPKYLPMHDRILYLDADIIVRADLSHLASIDMQNKAIAASLDTAHLAQYPTLMRGLYRLTLLLKGEISSVDRKEIMSLNQINSGVLLMNLDFWREKHLLERALEMIKEIQINAEQLLFAPHISYNNQYLPPDQLFPDQDIINYLTIIEHKDAICHLPTSYNIRVLYNPEDHLLENAFSDEYLDLNQIVWKGVTDSLVTCDGVIYDTIQIIHFAGVRPWKAQFSNHPITPFFSKYAQKVGLEMEQPMVHQEQSMVHQEQRRSYWRILLSPRKMIKMLLPYGVVRLIQIIKSR; this is encoded by the coding sequence ATGAGGAAAGGTACATTAGCTGTCGCACTAGCTATTGATAACAACTATACAAAAATGGCGATGATTGTGTTGGATTCATTGTTTGGTAATTGTCATAAGGGTACGCGTTATGAGTGTTATATTCTAAATTATCATTTATCTGTATCTAATCGTCAGAAACTGATGTCGTTAGTGCAATTATACGATCAGCATAACCTAACATTTTTAGATATTCGTGAGGATGACTATCAGGCACTTAATCACTTCCCAGAGAATCATTTATCAATTTGGAGTTTAGAGATGTTTTTTCGTCTCTATTTGCCAAAATACTTGCCCATGCATGATCGAATACTTTATTTAGATGCTGATATTATCGTAAGGGCAGATTTGAGCCATTTAGCCTCCATTGATATGCAAAATAAGGCAATTGCTGCTAGCTTGGATACGGCGCACTTGGCCCAGTATCCTACACTTATGCGAGGTCTCTATCGTTTAACCTTGCTTTTAAAGGGGGAGATATCATCGGTAGATCGCAAAGAGATTATGAGTTTAAATCAAATAAATTCTGGTGTCCTCTTGATGAATTTAGATTTTTGGCGAGAGAAACATCTCCTTGAGCGCGCACTTGAAATGATAAAAGAGATACAGATTAATGCCGAACAGCTTTTGTTTGCTCCTCATATTTCGTATAATAATCAATATTTACCTCCAGATCAACTATTCCCAGATCAAGACATTATTAATTATCTTACCATTATAGAGCATAAAGATGCCATTTGTCATTTGCCTACGTCCTATAATATTCGCGTATTGTATAATCCTGAAGATCATTTACTAGAGAATGCTTTCAGTGATGAATACCTTGATTTGAATCAAATTGTTTGGAAAGGAGTTACTGATTCTCTTGTTACATGTGACGGAGTGATCTATGACACAATTCAAATTATTCATTTTGCTGGAGTGCGCCCGTGGAAAGCTCAATTTAGTAATCATCCAATAACGCCATTTTTTAGTAAATATGCGCAAAAAGTAGGATTAGAGATGGAGCAGCCAATGGTTCATCAAGAGCAGTCAATGGTTCATCAAGAGCAGAGGCGTAGTTATTGGCGAATCCTTCTATCGCCTAGAAAGATGATTAAAATGCTCTTGCCCTATGGTGTAGTGCGATTGATTCAAATTATAAAATCTCGTTAG
- a CDS encoding glycosyltransferase family 2 protein, which translates to MRISLIVPFYNVEAYLRDCLDSIVHQTYRDLEIILVDDCSPDNSYAIACEYANKDSRIKIIRHEVNKGLGGARNSGVCAATGEYVWFIDSDDYIFSLTSVEEIVKELTHAHFPEMVGFGAVNLYPDGYKELVLHEVRSKELFRDPLALLQYKLRLNKVEQPHSPLDGYAWHRWFKRSFWQRIGVHFLEKTLFEDMFLINMTGLAQGFLALRAPHYTYRKRFGSILASGYPANFDAHINRFMAQIINLQQTHRQAHFIQYCNYMNLGMLSLGSFIGESWRETLVHSLKREPQRAKELYLSFVSLFGDLIASDPSLKEIEALGAFKPDELQRLVDFFQMMHRENPSINHYKVLNRLFQPKRYLLKDVIRTTLPFGLLNIVLEQRGWRVLIKKKESMH; encoded by the coding sequence ATGCGCATATCATTGATTGTACCGTTTTATAATGTGGAGGCTTATTTACGCGATTGTTTAGATTCGATTGTGCATCAAACGTATCGTGATTTAGAGATTATCTTGGTGGATGATTGCTCACCAGACAACTCTTATGCCATCGCCTGTGAGTATGCTAACAAAGATAGCCGTATTAAAATTATTCGTCATGAGGTAAATAAGGGGTTGGGCGGTGCGCGTAATAGTGGTGTATGCGCTGCCACCGGCGAGTATGTTTGGTTTATCGATAGTGATGACTATATCTTCTCTTTAACCAGCGTGGAGGAGATTGTGAAGGAGCTTACGCATGCGCATTTTCCTGAAATGGTCGGCTTTGGTGCTGTCAATCTCTATCCCGATGGATACAAAGAGCTGGTTTTACACGAAGTTCGAAGCAAAGAACTGTTTAGGGATCCTTTAGCGTTACTGCAATATAAATTACGATTGAATAAGGTGGAACAACCGCACTCTCCCTTAGACGGCTATGCCTGGCATCGGTGGTTTAAACGCTCGTTTTGGCAACGTATTGGTGTGCATTTTTTAGAGAAAACGCTCTTTGAAGATATGTTTTTAATTAACATGACGGGGTTAGCGCAAGGATTTCTCGCATTAAGAGCACCCCACTACACCTATCGCAAGCGCTTTGGCAGTATTTTAGCCAGCGGTTATCCTGCCAATTTTGATGCGCATATCAACCGTTTTATGGCGCAAATTATCAATCTACAACAAACACATCGACAAGCGCATTTTATCCAGTATTGTAATTATATGAATCTTGGTATGCTCTCTTTAGGTAGCTTTATCGGTGAAAGTTGGCGAGAGACGCTTGTACATAGCTTAAAAAGAGAGCCACAGCGAGCAAAGGAGCTTTATCTCTCCTTTGTATCCCTCTTTGGCGATCTGATCGCTAGCGATCCATCGTTAAAAGAAATCGAAGCGCTGGGGGCATTCAAACCAGATGAGCTTCAGCGCTTAGTGGATTTTTTTCAGATGATGCACAGAGAAAATCCTAGCATAAATCACTATAAGGTATTAAATCGATTATTTCAACCCAAACGCTATCTTTTGAAAGACGTGATTCGTACGACCTTACCTTTTGGCTTGTTAAACATTGTCTTGGAACAACGTGGCTGGCGCGTATTGATTAAAAAGAAAGAGTCTATGCACTAG
- a CDS encoding adenylyltransferase/cytidyltransferase family protein: MKKVLTYGTFDLFHYGHMQLLNRAKQLGDHLTVGLSSDRFNQEKGKTTVHPYALRYEFLSQIKYIDAILCEESWEQKIDDIQKNAIDIFVMGDDWQGKFDFLQAYCQVIYLPRTPDVSSTQLKNLL, translated from the coding sequence ATGAAAAAAGTTCTCACCTACGGAACATTCGATCTCTTCCATTATGGCCACATGCAACTACTAAACCGCGCAAAACAGTTGGGCGATCATCTTACGGTGGGGCTCTCTAGCGATAGGTTTAATCAAGAAAAAGGAAAAACCACCGTTCATCCCTATGCCTTACGCTACGAATTTCTCTCACAAATTAAGTATATCGATGCGATTCTTTGTGAAGAGTCGTGGGAGCAGAAAATAGACGATATCCAGAAAAACGCCATTGATATTTTTGTCATGGGCGATGATTGGCAAGGGAAATTTGATTTTCTGCAAGCCTATTGTCAGGTTATCTACCTGCCCCGCACGCCCGATGTGAGTAGCACCCAGCTCAAAAATTTACTCTAA
- a CDS encoding glycosyltransferase family 2 protein: MLVSIIVPFYGVELYFRRCLDSIIRQSYQNLEIILVDDCSPDSCLTIAKEYAQKDVRIKIIEHKTNLRQGGGRNSGMVVAKGEYIWFIDSDDSIASPYAVEHLVAIAQRDRSDMVIFNAQSLNEDGILKALNHFYSGVEERVFNDKNLFYPVIFDFLYYNKRKFGYFGPEVWNKLFRRSFLEEYHFTFLENTLYEDISSLILFPLARTVTVVPYVYYNYYQREGSSSHIKPPSSFLNHFHAILEHMRKIYTLFLDKKLKDNTLVLAFFLPTLIYSLRQMDSVLTDEEWKMYALKTYSFLKKELYPDISFKDFNPWPSLLGNDVAWERLFQSFDQECSDKKKIEYIENIKSYSFVSPMVKDENKRLQIFFVIKKISKMLLPYGMVRFIQIQKSKESR, translated from the coding sequence ATGCTAGTATCGATTATTGTACCTTTTTATGGGGTAGAACTGTATTTTAGGCGATGTTTAGATTCAATTATTCGTCAAAGTTATCAAAATTTGGAGATTATTTTAGTAGATGACTGTTCTCCTGATAGTTGTTTAACGATAGCTAAAGAATATGCGCAAAAAGATGTTCGTATTAAAATTATTGAGCATAAAACAAATCTTCGGCAAGGTGGCGGGCGAAATAGTGGCATGGTCGTAGCTAAAGGCGAGTATATTTGGTTTATTGACAGCGATGATAGTATTGCATCTCCTTACGCTGTAGAACATTTGGTTGCAATAGCACAACGCGATAGATCGGATATGGTTATATTTAACGCTCAGTCTCTGAATGAAGATGGGATACTTAAAGCCCTTAATCATTTTTATTCTGGAGTGGAAGAGCGTGTCTTTAATGATAAAAATTTGTTTTATCCAGTAATTTTTGATTTTTTGTATTATAATAAGCGTAAGTTTGGCTATTTTGGTCCTGAAGTTTGGAATAAACTATTTCGACGTTCTTTTTTAGAGGAATATCATTTTACTTTTTTAGAAAACACTCTTTATGAAGACATATCTTCTTTAATATTATTTCCTTTGGCGAGAACTGTCACAGTTGTGCCGTATGTTTACTATAATTATTATCAGCGTGAGGGTAGTAGTTCTCATATCAAGCCTCCATCTAGTTTTTTGAATCATTTTCATGCTATTTTAGAGCATATGAGAAAAATATATACTCTTTTTTTAGATAAAAAACTTAAAGATAATACCTTGGTTTTAGCTTTTTTTCTTCCTACGTTGATTTACAGTTTAAGACAAATGGATTCTGTCTTAACAGATGAAGAATGGAAGATGTATGCATTAAAGACCTATAGTTTTCTTAAAAAAGAGTTATATCCAGATATTTCTTTTAAGGACTTTAATCCTTGGCCAAGTTTATTAGGTAATGACGTTGCTTGGGAGCGCCTCTTTCAAAGCTTTGATCAGGAATGTTCTGATAAGAAAAAAATTGAATATATAGAAAATATTAAATCATATTCTTTTGTTAGTCCGATGGTTAAGGATGAAAACAAAAGACTGCAGATATTTTTTGTTATAAAAAAAATATCAAAAATGTTGTTGCCCTACGGGATGGTTCGATTTATTCAAATACAAAAAAGCAAGGAGAGCAGGTAA
- a CDS encoding ParA family protein, giving the protein MEVITFANIKGGVGKTSLAALVANYLAAAGKRILLIDLDPQNSLTNLYIEEDQRLQEQNIQQAFMRGDLVANILSTNRTHIDIVGSQFELFDLRSVQEHTLERLIARSNLVDIYAYIIIDTGGAWDNFVINAVHASDIIISPVDLSHNTVKATQLLARKLQLETHKYEHWFILINNFATNNTLTNLYMEQFREAFGEEVFLQTQIKSTIAVKKHLDASMPVNNKGDTKVLFQSIAQLVIEITEEQFAVEVF; this is encoded by the coding sequence ATGGAAGTGATCACGTTTGCAAATATTAAGGGTGGCGTTGGTAAGACGAGCTTGGCTGCATTAGTCGCCAACTACTTAGCCGCCGCCGGTAAGCGGATTCTTCTTATCGATCTCGATCCGCAAAATAGTCTCACCAACCTTTATATTGAAGAGGATCAGCGTTTGCAGGAGCAGAATATTCAGCAGGCGTTTATGCGTGGCGATCTGGTAGCTAATATCCTCTCCACCAACCGTACGCATATCGATATTGTTGGCTCGCAGTTTGAACTTTTCGATCTGCGATCGGTGCAAGAACACACCCTTGAACGCCTGATTGCACGCAGTAATCTTGTCGATATTTATGCCTATATCATCATCGATACCGGCGGGGCTTGGGATAATTTTGTCATTAACGCGGTACACGCCAGCGATATTATTATTAGTCCGGTCGATTTGAGCCACAACACCGTAAAGGCCACGCAATTGTTGGCGCGCAAACTTCAATTAGAGACGCATAAATATGAACATTGGTTTATTTTAATTAATAATTTTGCCACCAATAATACCCTCACCAATCTCTATATGGAGCAATTTAGAGAAGCCTTTGGTGAAGAAGTCTTTTTACAGACGCAAATTAAGAGTACCATCGCCGTAAAAAAACATCTGGATGCGAGTATGCCGGTCAACAATAAGGGCGATACCAAGGTGCTTTTTCAGAGCATTGCCCAATTAGTGATTGAAATTACCGAAGAGCAATTTGCGGTGGAGGTCTTTTAG
- a CDS encoding ATP-grasp fold amidoligase family protein, with the protein MGRLELGGRSRLCTRVRRDCKQLGNGEALIDYKFHMFKQPDGSFQYMFYLNDDLNIGYQGNQNIYRYQLFVNQLNQPTKLASHANFDAKVHQHQLPALNQMLDFSKKLMTELDYARIDWYYIDGKIYFGEITLTPSAGANFRYGEQLDKELGAMWHYNPSSH; encoded by the coding sequence ATGGGCAGGCTTGAGCTGGGCGGTAGGAGCAGGCTATGTACCCGAGTGAGAAGAGATTGCAAGCAACTAGGCAATGGCGAGGCTTTAATTGATTACAAATTCCACATGTTTAAACAACCTGATGGCTCTTTTCAATATATGTTTTATCTTAATGATGATTTAAATATAGGCTATCAGGGAAATCAAAATATTTATCGTTATCAATTATTTGTTAATCAGCTTAATCAGCCAACCAAACTCGCAAGCCATGCAAATTTTGATGCTAAAGTACATCAACATCAATTACCAGCTCTTAATCAAATGCTTGATTTTTCAAAAAAACTAATGACAGAACTTGATTATGCCCGTATTGATTGGTACTATATAGATGGCAAGATTTATTTTGGTGAGATCACCCTTACGCCATCGGCTGGAGCTAATTTTCGATACGGAGAACAGCTGGATAAAGAGCTTGGTGCCATGTGGCACTACAATCCTTCCTCTCATTAG
- a CDS encoding glycosyltransferase family 2 protein yields MLVSIIVPFYNVEPYFRRCLDSIINQSYQNLEIILINDCSPDNSIDIAREYAQKDSRIQIIEHEKSLHVGGARNSGMAVAKGEYLWFIDSDDAIATPYAVEHLVSIAQRDDSDIILFNAQSLTEDGILHPLYHFYSYAHEQIFNEKNSFYTALSKTLYHAKREYGYFGPEVWSKLFRVHFLKQHNFLFLEHTVHQDIPSLILFPLAKKVSVSPYVYYNYYQREGSTMHSQPPSDYLDHFARIFDDMWEISDKYLFTKQEDNVFVVALFMPTLLYNIPRIAPLLTESERAFYYLRIYDFLKKYLLARLVLKNFESWPLVIGYSEFWQDLFKSFTEDISDIEKRRIVHILFYPRLEQERLEQEHLEQERLEQERLEQERLEQERLEQERLEQERLEQERLEQERLEQERLEQERLEQERLEQERLEQERLEQERLEQERLEQELIARQFSWSKVFRRLRKVIKMLLPHGIIRFIQIQKSKERK; encoded by the coding sequence ATGCTCGTATCCATTATTGTGCCCTTTTACAATGTAGAGCCCTACTTTCGGCGTTGTTTAGACTCCATCATTAATCAAAGTTATCAAAATTTAGAAATCATCTTGATTAATGACTGTTCCCCTGATAATAGCATCGATATTGCCCGTGAATATGCACAAAAAGATTCGCGTATTCAAATCATTGAGCATGAGAAATCGCTGCATGTCGGTGGTGCGCGGAACAGTGGTATGGCAGTTGCTAAGGGCGAGTATCTTTGGTTTATTGATAGCGACGATGCAATTGCTACGCCTTATGCTGTAGAGCACTTGGTTTCTATTGCCCAGCGTGATGATAGCGATATCATTTTGTTTAATGCTCAATCTTTGACTGAAGATGGCATTTTACACCCATTATATCATTTTTACTCATATGCACATGAGCAAATTTTTAATGAAAAAAATTCTTTCTATACAGCCTTATCGAAGACTTTATATCATGCGAAACGTGAATATGGATATTTTGGTCCTGAAGTTTGGAGTAAATTATTTCGAGTCCATTTTTTAAAGCAACATAATTTTTTATTTTTAGAGCATACTGTGCATCAAGATATTCCATCTTTAATACTTTTTCCTTTGGCTAAAAAAGTTAGTGTATCGCCCTATGTTTATTATAATTATTACCAACGTGAAGGTAGTACCATGCATAGTCAACCACCATCTGATTACTTGGATCATTTTGCTCGTATATTCGACGATATGTGGGAAATTAGTGATAAATATCTTTTTACTAAGCAGGAAGATAATGTTTTTGTTGTAGCTCTTTTTATGCCAACACTGCTCTACAATATTCCTCGTATTGCTCCCTTGTTGACTGAAAGTGAGCGGGCATTTTATTACTTACGTATATATGATTTTTTAAAGAAATATTTATTAGCTCGCTTAGTATTAAAGAATTTTGAGTCTTGGCCATTGGTTATTGGTTACTCTGAATTTTGGCAAGATTTATTTAAGAGTTTTACGGAAGATATTTCTGATATAGAGAAAAGACGTATAGTCCATATTCTTTTTTACCCACGTTTGGAGCAAGAACGTTTGGAACAAGAACATTTGGAACAAGAACGTTTGGAACAAGAACGTTTGGAGCAAGAACGTTTGGAGCAAGAACGTTTGGAGCAAGAACGTTTGGAACAAGAACGTTTGGAGCAAGAACGTTTGGAACAAGAACGTTTGGAACAAGAACGTTTGGAACAAGAACGTTTGGAGCAAGAACGTTTGGAGCAAGAACGTTTGGAACAAGAACGTTTGGAACAAGAACGTTTGGAGCAAGAACGTTTGGAACAAGAACTAATTGCGCGTCAGTTTAGTTGGAGTAAAGTTTTTCGAAGATTAAGAAAAGTCATTAAAATGTTGCTACCGCACGGAATAATACGATTTATTCAAATACAAAAAAGCAAGGAGAGAAAATAG
- a CDS encoding glycosyltransferase family 2 protein, translating into MLVSIIIPFYNVERYFRACLASIVHQTYTTLEILLIDDCSPDNSLAIAREYAEKDDRIKIIRHEKNLRQGGARNTGLKVASGEYIWFIDSDDEIATPYAVEHLVQVARRDESDVILFGAQGKFSDHKKECLYGDYTYNREYVFNKENPFYTVYMNNILHGVHDYTWLSPSPWMKLFKRSFLEKYHFKFLEHTLYEDIPMLGLLPLAERVTQLPYVFYDYYQREGSTMSSGIAANYVENFERLAQQLWEIHDSYLTEYERSEMIVPVVLMHHLRYNTRRLKASLSIPAYEQWLVEMYDFFKEQLSYRIGLEELNPWPRRIGDQMQWQAVFRSFQDSAVAKRTKVQLIDNVITVKSKKLKKMVKMLMPYGVVRLIQIIKSR; encoded by the coding sequence ATGTTAGTATCTATTATTATACCGTTTTACAATGTAGAGCGATACTTTAGAGCGTGCTTAGCTTCGATTGTACATCAAACGTATACAACCCTAGAAATTCTGCTGATTGATGACTGCTCACCAGATAACTCCTTAGCTATTGCTAGGGAGTATGCAGAAAAAGATGATCGTATTAAGATTATCCGTCATGAAAAAAATCTTCGTCAAGGTGGTGCGCGGAACACTGGATTAAAGGTGGCTAGTGGCGAGTATATTTGGTTTATTGATAGTGATGATGAGATAGCTACACCCTATGCAGTGGAACACTTGGTACAGGTTGCAAGGCGTGATGAAAGTGATGTTATATTATTTGGAGCCCAGGGTAAATTTTCAGACCATAAAAAAGAGTGTCTTTACGGGGATTATACGTATAATAGAGAGTATGTCTTTAACAAAGAAAATCCTTTTTATACAGTTTATATGAATAACATATTGCATGGTGTGCATGATTATACCTGGCTTAGTCCATCACCATGGATGAAATTGTTTAAACGCTCTTTTTTAGAAAAGTATCATTTTAAATTTTTAGAGCATACATTGTATGAAGACATTCCCATGTTAGGCTTACTCCCTTTAGCCGAGCGGGTAACACAACTGCCTTATGTTTTCTATGATTACTATCAGCGAGAAGGTAGTACGATGAGTAGCGGTATTGCTGCGAATTATGTAGAGAATTTCGAACGTCTTGCCCAGCAGTTATGGGAAATTCATGATAGCTACTTGACTGAGTACGAAAGGAGTGAGATGATTGTTCCAGTTGTATTAATGCATCATTTGCGATATAATACAAGAAGATTGAAAGCCTCTTTGAGTATACCGGCATACGAACAGTGGTTGGTTGAGATGTATGATTTTTTCAAAGAGCAATTGTCTTATAGGATTGGCCTTGAGGAGCTGAATCCTTGGCCACGGCGTATCGGGGATCAAATGCAGTGGCAGGCAGTGTTTAGAAGTTTTCAAGATAGTGCTGTAGCTAAACGTACAAAAGTTCAATTAATAGACAATGTGATAACAGTAAAATCTAAAAAGCTTAAAAAGATGGTTAAAATGCTTATGCCCTATGGTGTAGTACGATTGATTCAAATCATAAAATCTCGTTAG
- a CDS encoding glycosyltransferase family 2 protein, producing MLISIIVPFYNVERYFRACLDSIVHQTYRNLEILLIDDCSPDNSIEIAKEYAQKDDRIKIIRHEMNLRQGGARNTGLKVATGEYIWYIDSDDGITTRHAVQDLVELAQTNDYPEVLHFGVQRVNKEGITRGFADVQRLFEDPEEYWHYYMHRVFVVQDDAKNLDYSVCNKLYRRQFLLDHHCYFLENTYHEDVISAMWLPLAKRILIVHGVYYDYINRPDSTITGKKPDNYLDHLNRVGQQVIAYYEQWWKPRDLPRFVPEMMVIQRYIMWYIPNILNENSNPHHILVGIYDDMRALLGKEPALLSLDSLPSSIMAWPVDNLSLEVLLRSFQKEISTQKKYQYARNLYCIYGYCRRWSGKKLIKMLLPYGLVRIIQRINKR from the coding sequence ATGTTGATATCCATTATTGTGCCGTTTTACAATGTAGAGCGATACTTTAGAGCATGCTTAGATTCGATTGTGCATCAAACGTATCGAAATCTAGAGATTCTACTCATTGATGACTGTTCTCCCGATAATAGCATCGAGATTGCCAAAGAGTATGCGCAAAAAGATGATCGTATTAAGATTATCCGTCATGAAATGAATCTTCGCCAAGGTGGTGCGCGGAACACTGGATTAAAGGTGGCAACGGGTGAGTATATTTGGTATATTGATAGCGATGATGGTATCACCACACGCCATGCGGTGCAAGATTTAGTGGAGTTGGCACAAACCAACGACTACCCAGAGGTATTACACTTTGGTGTACAAAGAGTCAATAAAGAAGGTATTACTCGGGGGTTTGCTGATGTTCAACGGCTGTTTGAAGATCCTGAAGAGTACTGGCACTATTATATGCATCGGGTTTTTGTGGTGCAAGATGATGCAAAAAATCTTGATTATAGCGTGTGTAATAAGTTATATCGGCGACAATTTTTATTAGATCATCATTGCTACTTTTTAGAAAACACCTATCATGAGGATGTGATTAGTGCGATGTGGCTACCCCTTGCAAAACGAATATTGATTGTGCACGGTGTATATTATGATTATATTAATCGTCCTGATAGTACCATTACTGGGAAAAAACCCGATAACTATTTAGATCATCTTAATCGAGTGGGGCAACAAGTGATAGCATACTATGAGCAATGGTGGAAACCAAGAGACCTGCCTCGGTTTGTCCCAGAGATGATGGTGATTCAGCGATATATTATGTGGTATATTCCTAATATATTGAATGAAAATAGTAATCCACATCATATATTGGTAGGAATATATGATGATATGCGGGCGTTATTAGGAAAAGAGCCAGCGCTTTTAAGCCTCGATTCATTACCTAGTTCTATTATGGCTTGGCCTGTAGATAATTTATCATTAGAAGTGCTTTTGAGGAGTTTCCAGAAAGAGATATCAACGCAGAAGAAATATCAATATGCGCGTAATCTTTATTGTATTTATGGTTATTGTCGTAGATGGAGTGGAAAAAAATTGATAAAAATGCTCCTTCCCTACGGGCTGGTGCGCATAATCCAACGAATCAATAAGCGTTAG
- a CDS encoding UDP-glucose dehydrogenase family protein: MKITIYGAGYVGLIGAVALAKVGHDVLLLDVDSYKVAQIMQAISPIYEENLTQMLQEVLSAKRLHASTDVELGVAHSPLQMICVGTPTNSDGNANLTYVKSVVDAIVTHNHGKEKKIIIEKSTVPVGTHTLILQWIEAIGGDLDLYEVASNPEFLREGKALYDFMHPDRIVVGASSSWAHGLFSELYRPFTEQGAPLLFTQVASAELIKQAANSFLAMKISYANMLAEVSERVGADVGEVTQGIGLDRRIGAQFLQAGIGFGGSCFPKDVQAFIRTGEELGLNLGLLRETLQINARQRDRLMSKITQALGSLHDKRIALLGLAFKPDTDDVRETPALYLVRELLGRQASLNLYDPIAMPNFQKSFKASPTLHYASNLQDALNGVDAIIMLTAWEEFIHADYATLTKTMPTKFIFDARNALDANVLRKNGFVYYGMG; this comes from the coding sequence ATGAAGATAACCATTTATGGCGCAGGCTATGTGGGGTTGATTGGCGCGGTGGCTTTGGCAAAGGTGGGGCATGATGTCTTACTTTTAGATGTAGATAGCTATAAAGTTGCACAAATTATGCAAGCCATCAGTCCGATTTATGAGGAAAATCTCACTCAGATGCTACAGGAGGTTTTATCTGCCAAGCGTCTTCATGCCTCTACTGATGTGGAATTGGGCGTGGCGCACAGTCCCCTACAGATGATTTGTGTGGGAACGCCCACCAACAGCGACGGTAATGCTAACCTTACTTATGTAAAGAGTGTGGTCGATGCGATTGTTACGCATAATCATGGCAAAGAGAAGAAGATCATTATCGAGAAATCTACCGTTCCAGTGGGTACGCACACGCTGATCCTCCAGTGGATTGAGGCAATCGGTGGTGATCTTGATCTTTATGAAGTTGCGAGTAACCCCGAATTCTTGCGCGAAGGTAAAGCCCTGTACGACTTTATGCACCCCGATCGTATTGTGGTTGGCGCATCCAGCAGTTGGGCGCATGGGTTATTTAGCGAGCTTTATCGCCCCTTTACCGAGCAAGGCGCTCCCCTCCTCTTTACGCAGGTTGCCAGTGCCGAGCTCATCAAACAGGCGGCCAATAGCTTTTTAGCGATGAAGATAAGCTATGCCAATATGCTTGCCGAAGTCAGCGAGCGCGTGGGTGCAGATGTCGGTGAGGTTACTCAAGGTATCGGACTGGATAGGCGCATTGGTGCGCAATTTCTGCAGGCAGGCATTGGCTTTGGGGGTAGCTGTTTTCCTAAAGATGTGCAAGCCTTTATCCGTACGGGCGAGGAGCTGGGCTTGAACCTTGGTCTATTACGCGAGACGCTCCAGATTAATGCCCGTCAGCGCGATCGCCTGATGAGCAAGATTACGCAAGCCTTGGGATCGTTACACGATAAACGTATCGCCCTCTTGGGCTTAGCCTTTAAGCCCGACACCGACGATGTGCGTGAGACCCCTGCCCTCTATTTGGTGCGCGAACTCCTCGGGCGTCAGGCTAGCCTCAATCTCTACGACCCTATCGCGATGCCCAACTTTCAAAAGAGTTTTAAAGCCAGCCCTACCCTGCACTACGCAAGCAATCTACAAGATGCGCTTAACGGGGTCGATGCCATTATCATGCTTACCGCCTGGGAGGAATTTATCCACGCCGACTACGCCACGCTTACTAAGACAATGCCCACCAAGTTTATCTTTGATGCCCGCAATGCCTTAGACGCTAACGTTTTGCGTAAAAACGGTTTTGTGTACTACGGCATGGGCTAA